A part of Oncorhynchus masou masou isolate Uvic2021 chromosome 21, UVic_Omas_1.1, whole genome shotgun sequence genomic DNA contains:
- the LOC135507756 gene encoding NADH dehydrogenase [ubiquinone] iron-sulfur protein 8, mitochondrial-like, producing MSAALRVLYSVSRPGTIAAGHNLVRPISLSAQREGFKYVNAQDLPTDMKSITDRAAQTLLWTELFRGLGMTMSYLFREPATINYPFEKGPLSPRFRGEHALRRYPSGEERCIACKLCEAICPAQAITIEAEPRSDGSRRTTRYDIDMTKCIYCGFCQEACPVDAIVEGPNFEFSTETHEELLYNKEKLLNNGDKWEAEIAANIQADYLYR from the exons ATGTCTGCAGCGTTGCGTGTACTATATTCTGTGTCCCGGCCAG gCACCATTGCGGCTGGACACAATCTTGTGCGTCCAATCAGTCTGTCGGCCCAGAGAGAGGGATTCA agtATGTGAATGCTCAGGATCTGCCCACAGACATGAAGTCCATAACAGACAGAGCCGCTCAGACTCTGCTATGGACGGAGCTCTTCAGAG GATTGGGCATGACCATGAGCTACCTGTTCAGAGAGCCGGCCACCATAAACTACCCGTTTGAGAAGGGGCCCCTGTCTCCCCGTTTCCGCGGTGAGCACGCCCTGCGCAGGTACCCCTCTGGAGAGGAACGCTGCATCGCCTGCAAGCTGTGTGAAGCCATCTGCCCCGCCCAG GCCATCACCATTGAGGCAGAGCCCCGTTCGGACGGCAGCAGGAGGACAACGCGCTACGACATCGACATGACCAAATGTATTTACTGTGGCTTCTGCCAGGAGGCCTGTCCTGTTGATGCCATCGTGGAG ggccCCAACTTTGAGTTTTCCACAGAGACCCATGAGGAGCTGCTCTACAACAAAGAGAAACTGCTCAACAACGGAGACAAGTGGGAGGCCGAGATCGCTGCCAACATACAAGCTGATTACCTCTATcgatag